In a single window of the Brachionichthys hirsutus isolate HB-005 chromosome 18, CSIRO-AGI_Bhir_v1, whole genome shotgun sequence genome:
- the LOC137907853 gene encoding regulator of G-protein signaling 6-like yields MAEGSVDQGGVCTTDPEDDSPNMIVYRKIEDIVSRIQDEKAGGVAIRTVKSFLSKIPSVVSGTDIVQWLMKNLSIEDPAEAIHLGSLVSAHGYIFPISDHVLTLKDDGTLYRFQSPYFWPSNCWEPENTDYAIYLCKRTMQNKARLELADYEAENLARLQRAFARKWEFIFMQAEAQVKIDRKKDKAERKILDSQERAFWDVHRPVPGCVNTTEMDIRKCRREKNPHRVKKSVYGVPDDGQSQPSPVHVSSQPTRKPTKEDVQKEISFLSIQLDRHCLKVSKVADCLMSYTEQFMEYDPFVSATEPSNPWTCDDTSFWDLEANREPSQQRVKKWGFSLEEALKDPAGRDQFLKFLESEFSSENLRFWLAVQDLKRRPLQDVASRAQEIWQEFLAEGAPSSINLDSHSYERTSQNLKDPGQYSYEDAQEHIFKLMKSDSYARFLRSNIYQDLLLARKKPADTEQGRRTSLEKFTRSVGKSLTGKRLTGLMQSS; encoded by the exons ATTGAAGACATTGTTAGTCGAATACAAGATGAGAAAGCAGGAGGTGTAGCCATCCGGACCGTCAAAAGCTTCCTTTCCAAGATTCCCAGTGTGGTTTcag GCACAGACATTGTTCAGTGGTTGATGAAAAACCTCTCCATTGAGGATCCAG CTGAAGCCATCCACCTCGGAAGTCTGGTCTCTGCCCATGGCTACATCTTCCCCATCTCTGACCACGTCCTGACGCTCAAAGACGACGGAACCCTTTATCGATTTCAG TCTCCGTACTTCTGGCCCTCCAACTGTTGGGAGCCTGAGAACACAGATTATG CCATCTACCTGTGCAAACGCACCATGCAGAATAAAGCCAGGCTCGAGCTCGCTGACTATGAGGCT GAGAACCTCGCCCGGCTGCAGAGAGCCTTCGCCAGAAAGTGGGAATTCATCTTCATGCAAGCTGAGGCTCAAGTCaa GATCGACAGGAAGAAGGACAAGGCAGAGAGGAAGATCCTGGACAGCCAGGAGAGGGCATTCTGGGATGTCCATCGGCCCGTG CCAGGCTGTGTCAACACCACAGAGATGGACATCCGCAAGTGTCGAAGAGAGAAGAACCCACACAGGGTCAAAAAG tcggTCTACGGGGTTCCAGACGACGGCCAGAGCCAGCCGAGCCCGGTCCACGTCAGCTCCCAGCCGACCAGGAAGCCCACCAAAGAGGACGTGCAGAAGGAG ATTAGCTTCTTGAGCATCCAGCTGGACAGACACTGTTTGAAGGTTTCCAAAGTGGCGGACTGTTTGATGAGTTACACGGAGCAGTTCATGGAATATGACCCCTTTGTGTCAGCCACAGAGCCCTCCAACCCCTGGACCTGTGATGACACCTCCTTCTGGGACTTGGAGGCAAA TCGAGAGCCCAGCCAGCAGCGGGTGAAGAAATGGGGCTTCTCTCTGGAGGAAGCGCTAAAAGATCCAGCAGGACGAGACCAGTTCCTGAAGTTCCTCGAGTCGGAGTTCAGCTCGGAGAACCTGCG gttctggttGGCAGTACAGGATCTGAAGCGGCGGCCGCTGCAGGACGTGGCCTCCAGGGCGCAGGAGATCTGGCAGGAGTTTCTGGCAGAGGGAGCTCCGAGCTCCATCAACCTGGACTCCCACAGCTACGAACGAACGAGCCAGAACCTCAAAGACCCCGGACAGTACAGCTACGAGGATGCCCAG GAGCACATATTCAAGCTAATGAAAAGTGACAGCTATGCACGCTTTTTACGCTCCAATATTTACCAAGATCTCCTGTTAGCCAGAAAGAAG CCAGCAGACACTGAACAGGGCCGCCGCACCTCCTTGGAGAAGTTCACCCGCAGTGTG GGCAAGTCGTTGACGGGGAAACGTCTGACAGGCCTGATGCAGTCATCCTGA